The bacterium genome segment ACATCGGCCAGTCGGGCATGGATATGGTCGCGGACATCGTTCAGATTTTCCAGAATTACGATTTCGCGACGGAAGTTCTCGTGGCCAGCGTCCGCAATCCCGTCCATTTTCTCCAAGCTGCCAGCATGGGCGCGGATATCGCCACCTTACCCTTCAAGGTCATTGGCCAGCTGCTGAATCATCCGTTGACGGATATCGGTCTGGAGAAGTTTCTTTCTGACTGGCGGCAGGCGCAGCAACTGCGCTGACCGCTTTTACGGGAGTGGCATTCGATGCCGATGTATGAATACCTCTGTGCGAAGTGTGAACGTGATTTTGAGAAACTGATTTCATCCTCCGAGAGCGATGAGAGGATGACATGCCCGGAATGCGGATCGCACAATGTCCGGAAGAAACTCTCCCTGTTTGGCGTCGGAGCGAAAGCCTCTCTCGGGGGCGGCACTTCCTCGTTTGGCGGAGGCGGCTGCTGCAGCGGCGGAGCCTGCTCTTGCCATTAGTGCTAGCCGCGTCCATGAATTCTGCTCGATGGGTTCAGCCTTCTCTCCTTACCTTGCCTGATGACGGAGGCGTTCATGCCGAAGAAGCCTGTTGAGAAGGTCAGCATCCTTGACACGTCTGGGGCCCAGTTCATGGCCGCAGCCGACAAAATGAATCTCGATGATGATATGCGGATTCTCCTGAAGTCGCCGTTTCGGGAGGTCCGCGTGGAGGTGCCGCTGCGGAAAGACGACGGTTCGCTCGTCGTTTATAGCGGCTATCGCGTGCAGTTCAACGGGGCGCGCGGGCCGTTCAAGGGGGGCATCCGCTACCACCCGGATGTGACCTGGCATGAGATTTGCGGTCTGGCGGAGCTCATGGCCTGGAAAACAGCCCTGGTGAATATCCCCTTCGGCGGCGCGAAGGGTGGCGTCGATGTGGATGTGAAGGACCTCTCCCGAGCCGAACTCGAGCGCCTGACCCGGAAGTTCATATCCCGTATCGGCCGGATCCTGGGTCCTTACCGGGACATCCCGGCGCCCGACATGAACACGAACGCCCAGGTGATGGCCTGGGTGATGGACGAGTACAGCAGCCGGAACGGCTACAGCCTGGCGGCGGTGACCGGAAAGCCCATTGCCCTCGGCGGGTCGGCGGGCCGGGAGGAGGCGACAGGCAATGGCGTTGTGATGGTGTTTGGAGAGATGGCCAAGAAAGAGAAGTGGGACCCCGAAAAGATGACGGCCGCGGTCCAGGGATTCGGGAACGTGGGCAGCTATGCCTCCCTTTTCCTCTCGCAGCTTGGCGTGAAGGTGCAGGCCATCTCCGATGTGACCGGGGCCTATTATTCGGGAAAGGGGATTGACCTCAATCATGCCCTGGCTTACCGGGTCAGCCACGGCGATCTGTCGGGCCTGGATGGCGTCGAGCAGATCACGAACGAGGAGCTTCTGGCGCTGGATGTGGATGTTTTGGTGCCGGCGGCGCTCGGCGGTGTGATTCATGCCGAGAATGCGAACGATGTGCGGGCGCGGATTGTTCTGGAGGCGGCCAACGCGCCGGTGACCGACGCGGGCGAAAAAATTCTGCTGGACAAGAATGTTTATATTGTGCCCGACATTCTGGCCAATGCGGGCGGCGTGATTGTGTCCTATTTCGAGTGGGTCCAGAATATTCAGCAGTTCACCTGGAGCAAGAAAAAGGTGAATACCGAACTTCGCCGGATTTTGGTCCACGCCGCTGGCCGGGTACATGATCTGGCCGAAAAGGAGAGGACCTCCCTGCGAACAGCGGCTTATATGATAGCCATCGAACGGG includes the following:
- a CDS encoding zinc ribbon domain-containing protein produces the protein MYEYLCAKCERDFEKLISSSESDERMTCPECGSHNVRKKLSLFGVGAKASLGGGTSSFGGGGCCSGGACSCH
- a CDS encoding Glu/Leu/Phe/Val dehydrogenase yields the protein MPKKPVEKVSILDTSGAQFMAAADKMNLDDDMRILLKSPFREVRVEVPLRKDDGSLVVYSGYRVQFNGARGPFKGGIRYHPDVTWHEICGLAELMAWKTALVNIPFGGAKGGVDVDVKDLSRAELERLTRKFISRIGRILGPYRDIPAPDMNTNAQVMAWVMDEYSSRNGYSLAAVTGKPIALGGSAGREEATGNGVVMVFGEMAKKEKWDPEKMTAAVQGFGNVGSYASLFLSQLGVKVQAISDVTGAYYSGKGIDLNHALAYRVSHGDLSGLDGVEQITNEELLALDVDVLVPAALGGVIHAENANDVRARIVLEAANAPVTDAGEKILLDKNVYIVPDILANAGGVIVSYFEWVQNIQQFTWSKKKVNTELRRILVHAAGRVHDLAEKERTSLRTAAYMIAIERVAEAERLRGA